In the genome of Cronobacter malonaticus LMG 23826, one region contains:
- a CDS encoding helix-turn-helix domain-containing protein codes for MQTPLRKMRVEKKLTIAEVAIATQLDVGNLSRIERGMQVPSLETAEKLAKFFKGKISEMQILYPHRYMKATDSAA; via the coding sequence ATGCAGACGCCACTTAGAAAAATGCGTGTAGAGAAAAAGCTGACAATCGCCGAAGTAGCCATCGCAACACAGTTGGACGTTGGCAACCTGAGTCGAATCGAAAGGGGAATGCAGGTTCCATCTCTCGAAACAGCTGAGAAGCTCGCAAAGTTCTTCAAGGGGAAGATTAGCGAGATGCAGATTCTCTACCCGCACCGATACATGAAGGCGACTGATTCAGCCGCCTAA
- a CDS encoding CII family transcriptional regulator yields the protein MELTSTRKRANAITSNIFNRIAIRGQRNIASQLGVDESQITRWKSSMIPKMSMLLAILEWGVEDEELSKLAKQVALLLTKDKAPKNGEFLEA from the coding sequence ATGGAACTTACAAGCACACGCAAGAGAGCCAACGCAATTACCAGCAACATTTTCAACCGCATCGCTATTCGCGGTCAGCGAAATATCGCATCGCAGCTGGGCGTTGATGAGTCGCAAATTACCCGTTGGAAATCCAGCATGATCCCGAAGATGTCGATGCTGCTGGCAATTCTGGAGTGGGGAGTTGAAGACGAGGAATTATCGAAGCTGGCAAAGCAGGTAGCGTTGCTGCTTACAAAAGATAAAGCCCCTAAGAACGGTGAATTCTTAGAGGCTTAA
- a CDS encoding DUF2740 family protein, giving the protein MSKTLSPDQDKLHKNIIRDRYLSGFKQPGRFRAEWERVKQSFRGKGHE; this is encoded by the coding sequence ATGTCAAAAACACTCAGTCCTGACCAGGACAAATTACACAAAAATATTATTCGTGATCGCTACCTGTCCGGTTTTAAGCAGCCTGGTCGATTCCGGGCTGAGTGGGAACGGGTGAAACAGTCATTCAGAGGTAAAGGTCATGAGTAA